In Theileria equi strain WA chromosome 3, complete sequence, the genomic window CTGTATTGTACTTCAAGTACAGTTCCAGAGGTTCAGAGGAGACTACCAGTACCAGGGACGAGTTCTCGAGGTTCACTCAGTTTCTGAGAGTGGCGTCTCACATCAGGTTTTACTACCCAAGGGTGATGTTATTTGGACTGACAAGCTTCATTGTTGCATTTTTCTTTCCCTGTTTGATCCCCTTCCTCTTTGACATCTCTCACACTGCAAAGTTGGTGATATCTCTGACATTCACCTTGATGGACGTCATCGGCCTCGTCTACTCATCCACTGTTGATGAGACGGTAGATCCGTCTGGCAGGAAGGAGTCTCAGTCCCACATCTCgtttttgtttttcagGGACCTCCACCTGTACGTTGCAGGTGTCCTTGCTCTGGCGACCTGTGCATTCACACTGTGGGCCAGATGCCAGGGTGACTATGAGTTTGTGAAGTCCGCAGAAGCgatcttcttcatcacaGTGGTCACGTGTTTTGTCGACGGCTACTTGTATGGAAGGGCACTCAATGGGTGCAACCCTATTCTAGAGTACTACAACATTCAGGTCGACGAGGAGGGCAACAAGATAGTTTCAGACGAGATCATCGAGATGAACAACACTGTAAACGACGTCTCGATGGTGTTGGAATACGTCTTTTCGGCGGTCTCACTCTGTGCCTCTAACGTGACTGAGGAACTCATCCTCAAGAGTCTAGCCAAGACTGCCTAAATGCGGTAGATATCCAGTTGGATACTCAGCAAAGACTGATTCTAAACTCTGTAATACTCATAAGACCGACCT contains:
- a CDS encoding hypothetical protein (encoded by transcript BEWA_011690A) is translated as MLWSSGVRKLSSRLRSLPALEPAKDLETRRMIDKYHRYMFFFIGFALAANLNTSLLTETLFECDNFANKCNFSYFASGLAAFLLASFTLHLDFKSMLVFGWLFVPLQISLALIGVFGEGVGARNAFIICYAVYGALEGFTLKSCTFVISRFFLNSTISILSAGYPASDIVLGCFQYLVEHLVGLETTSSIRLCLALCHLFQTVLTIIGLIWATVLYFKYSSRGSEETTSTRDEFSRFTQFLRVASHIRFYYPRVMLFGLTSFIVAFFFPCLIPFLFDISHTAKLVISLTFTLMDVIGLVYSSTVDETVDPSGRKESQSHISFLFFRDLHLYVAGVLALATCAFTLWARCQGDYEFVKSAEAIFFITVVTCFVDGYLYGRALNGCNPILEYYNIQVDEEGNKIVSDEIIEMNNTVNDVSMVLEYVFSAVSLCASNVTEELILKSLAKTA